The following coding sequences lie in one Oncorhynchus nerka isolate Pitt River linkage group LG14, Oner_Uvic_2.0, whole genome shotgun sequence genomic window:
- the LOC115142141 gene encoding LOW QUALITY PROTEIN: rho GTPase-activating protein 33-like (The sequence of the model RefSeq protein was modified relative to this genomic sequence to represent the inferred CDS: inserted 5 bases in 3 codons; deleted 2 bases in 1 codon): MVAWSTDNLDTSGEPTTRSVGTTANLKGKMSKRLSVVKGHFPKLVDCAHFHYDNVEFGSIELQFANEQSVASWNSGSAKNLVFLVQVSCQAKMWMVRRSYEEFRTLDAHLHQCIYDRRYSQLLPLPPLSEIGDRVEIFTPLLSEYLSRLSMIVDNKLNCGPVLTWMEIDNRGNRFLLKEEASLNVPAIAAAHVIKRYTAQASDEISIEVGDILSVIDMPPKEDSNWWRGKHGFQVGFFPSECVELINEKPQSTAKIDGDPANSSAPGPPSPTSVSKKHGKLIGFLRTFMKSRPTKQKLKQRGILKERVFGCDLGEHLLNSGLDVPQVLKSCSEFIEKHGVVDGIYRHSGVSSNIQKLRHEFDSENVPDLTKDMYMQDIHCVGSLCKLYFRELPNPLLTYQLYDKFADCMGEMTDDERMVKVHDVIQQLPPPHYRTLEYLVRHLAGLATCSGETNMHIKNLAIVWAPNLLRSMEIEAVGLSGADPFKEVRIQSVVVEFLLGHVDVLFSDSFTSVGRFTGTGRHSLTRPKSFVSARLLSLEEAQARTQAPLLLQGAPVQFQGQFHTVLDHPVDRRKRGMKVRKAAGGSWKTFFAIGKPPGAGRRKPMRISSLFQPATSHAGCRVDSVTLRSAKSEESLSSQHSGAGQSSRLRRPRSSSDGLSLAASMDPQHLPQRPPSRLPSSRSYDSLLPEDRRPRDDGDDEQDDDEEGIYMLPDFSNQDPAASWMAEDVIDFSPTFLEDGPIGLGSSTVTAGGRESPPTATPPPYRCLNHQGHSHSSSQRSITEDPDSVLNQSNAAVRRSLIIAATAPPLQVFCQHRPANTSPSAGQSGEGSNRSTSNSQGQPTTPVTSAPSAQPPTERRSFTRKMVNAFSQKAPKSPTLDISDPVSISVPAKVLDMIGGRAGELQPGIPSSGPSQSQPPQMICMLLKSCDFQLTESCQQEICSKLGPEAKIRGQGITEPTGAPLLSQPPPPPPKNPARLMALALAESANKALRQGASPPYRPPQSRSQDAADTHYQRSLSADAGELLSSDPNPLYSTVRPLSVGMTEGEENATETAADTGHGQGERTPGQDTDTLSSETSDSVASNSELSGGSASGDDQTPSPIYKNQKQLSQSQPPKPGQSGERPSPTESQSQRKPPAYSRQFSAPHLQQKSTSTQSKPSSAHPQLLHSKSESPLTQVRAFQPTRPKVPPKPLDLKRPHRAPLAQTEMRRSLDSGRIRRIFGQQGNPPLARAFSERLSGAPDHLARYHAASQPSPGQQPPQQTQIRPVPLSSTSEDQGKMENFYYEIAGPENPQGXPSYARHSYQNMRLDLEGNFRPAPHPEANKRPISRGHHQHQTQPLHHNQGGPRGERGPQLWSKEATRAWAAAHSQSHSFFHGHSHSQDGSTHHHHPSHPRPQRQTSSSIRLARSEMHPXPSSSMVPLALHQHQHNLHRSNRSASTDLTSSQLHPYFENGKVCYRKPEEAPLSLSQPPQGISLQGQPSQPSPPQAHRPTSKDLSEPIYVNFPFPSPSTGAQNTKNWTSTDLDGDSTQNSEPLATPNDPPPPEDQRQSSPRLDPDQGGSTSVSLTPSTPDSPAAHNDSAATTPGSIQESDFLPAPTASTSTGIHYRSRSDPQSSSCSTEPIPGLSGKEIASLLIEKLAEEERAEGPSTVTSTSSSPAMEHPANPYPSQQHNQPPPAYNVYTPGPSLIRAPQRAGAGVFQRQDPLRRSXAGGQYRQAFDVMPSGDQVLKYYRTQDFTPGPLGEHQSSGANPYPPRQHYQEPPYPIQSPQDPCSSGYPSQLLLEPSDSPSAAFSNLTLGAPRPYPGQPGGPQYSQYPFHPGPMLGQYPNPPPRRDVVHEPVLRPQGLRNQRGLARQGSLPGPSPNWTIHTEGQTRSYC; the protein is encoded by the exons TTGCAGTTTGCGAATGAGCAGAGCGTTGCTAGCTGGAACTCGGGCTCTGCCAAAAACCTGGTTTTCCTGGTGCAGGTGTCCTGCCAG GCTAAGATGTGGATGGTTCGGCGCTCCTATGAGGAGTTCCGTACTCTGGACGCTCACCTCCACCAGTGTATCTACGACCGGCGTTACTCCCAGCTGCTGCCCCTGCCACCCCTCAGCGAGATCGGGGACAGGGTAGAG ATCTTCACCCCGCTGCTGTCGGAGTACCTGAGCCGCCTCTCCATGATCGTGGACAACAAGCTCAACTGTGGGCCTGTGCTCACCTGGATGGAG ATTGACAACCGTGGGAATCGGTTCCTCCTGAAAGAGGAAGCTTCGCTCAACGTTCCCGCCATCGCTGCTGCTCATGTCATCAAGCGTTACACGGCGCAGGCCAGCGACGAGATCTCCATTGAG gtgggaGATATCCTGTCTGTAATTGATATGCCACCCAAAGAGGACTCCAACTGGTGGAGGGGGAAGCATGGCTTCCAG GTGGGCTTCTTccccagtgagtgtgtggagCTCATCAACGAGAAGCCTCAGTCCACTGCTAAAATAG ATGGAGATCCAGCCAACTCCAGCGCACCAGGACCTCCCTCTCCTACATCCG TTTCTAAGAAGCACGGCAAGCTGATAGGATTCCTGCGCACCTTTATGAAGTCCAGGCCCACCAAGCAGAAGCTCAAACAGAGAGGCATTCTTAAGGAGAGGGTGTTCGGCTGCGACCTGGGAGAGCACCTCCTCAACTCAGGACTGGACG TTCCACAGGTTCTAAAGAGCTGCTCAGAGTTCATAGAGAAGCATGGTGTGGTGGACGGCATCTACAGGCACTCTGGAGTCTCCTCCAACATTCAGAAACTCCG ACATGAGTTTGACAGTGAGAATGTTCCAGACCTGACCAAGGATATGTACATGCAGGACATCCACTGTGTGGGGTCCCTGTGTAAGCTCTACTTCAGAGAGCTGCCTAACCCCCTGCTCACCTACCAGCTCTACGACAAGTTTGCT GACTGTATGGGAGAGATGACGGACGACGAGCGCATGGTGAAAGTACATGATGTCATTCAGCAGCTCCCACCACCGcactacag GACCCTGGAGTACCTCGTTAGACACCTGGCTGGTCTGGCCACCTGCAGCGGAGAGACCAACATGCACATCAAGAACCTGGCCATTGTCTGGGCCCCCAACCTGCTCAG GTCTATGGAGATCGAGGCGGTGGGTCTGAGTGGTGCAGACCCGTTTAAGGAGGTGCGGATCCAGTCTGTGGTGGTGGAGTTTCTCCTCGGTCACGTGGACGTGCTCTTCAGTGACTCCTTCACCTCTGTAGGACGCTTCACAGGCACAG GGCGGCACTCTCTGACCAGGCCCAAGTCCTTTGTGTCCGCCAGGCTGCTCTCCCTAGAAGAGGCCCAGGCCAGGACACAGGCTCCTTTGCTCCTCCAGGGGGCGCCAGTCCAGTTCCAGGGCCAGTTCCACACCGTGCTGGACCACCCTGTCGACAG gaggaagagagggatgaaggtaCGGAAGGCAGCTGGAGGGAGCTGGAAGACATTCTTTGCGATCGGGAAGCCCCCGGGGGCGGGGAGACGTAAACCAATGAGGATTAGCTCCCTGTTCCAGCCCGCCACCTCACACGCAG GTTGTCGTGTGGACAGTGTGACCCTGCGTTCAGCTAAGAGTGAGGAATCCTTATCATCCCAGCACAGTGGAGCAG gacagtCTAGCCGTCTGCGGCGGCCCCGCTCCAGCAGTGACGGTCTGTCTTTGGCTGCCTCCATGGACCCCCAGCACCTGCCCCAGCGCCCCCCGTCCCGCCTGCCTTCCAGCCGCTCGTATGACAGCCTGCTGCCTGAGGACCGCCGGCCCAGGGATGATGGAGACGATGAGCAGGATGACGACGAGGAAGGCATCTACATGCTGCCTGACTTCTCCAACCAGGACCCGGCTGCTTCCTGGATGGCCGAGGACGTCATTGACTTCAGCCCCACCTTCCTGGAGGACGGACCAATCGGTTTGGGCAGCAGCACAGTCACCGCGGGCGGCAGGGAGTCCCCGCCAACTGCCACGCCCCCTCCCTACCGCTGCCTCAACCACCAAGGACACTCTCACTCCAGCAGCCAGCGCTCAATCACAGAGGACCCCGACTCGGTGCTCAACCAATCGAATGCGGCCGTCAGGAGGAGTCTGATCATCGCCGCCACAGCCCCGCCCCTTCAGGTGTTCTGTCAACACAGACCGGCCAATACCAGCCCATCTGCCGGCCAATCAGGGGAAGGCTCCAACCGGAGTACCTCAAACAGCCAGGGCCAGCCCACTACACCTGTGACCTCTGCCCCCTCTGCTCAGCCCCCAACAGAGAGAAGATCTTTCACCCGGAAGATGGTGAACGCCTTCTCGCAA AAAGCCCCCAAGTCCCCTACACTGGACATCTCTGACCCTGTATCCATCAGCGTCCCTGCTAAG GTGTTGGACATGATTGGCGGCCGAGCTGGTGAATTACAGCCTGGCATCCCAAGCAGTGGACCCTCCCAGTCGCAGCCTCCTCAGATGATCTGCATGCTGCTGAAGTCATGTGACTTCCAGCTGACGGAGAGCTGCCAGCAGGAGATCTGCAGCAAACTGGGCCCCGAGGCCAAGATCAGAGGACAGG gTATAACGGAACCCACCGGTGCCCCCCTGCTCTCCcagcctccccctccccctcctaaaAACCCAGCACGCCTCATGGCTCTGGCCCTGGCTGAGAGTGCCAACAAGGCCCTGAGACAGGGCGCCTCGCCCCCCTACCGCCCCCCTCAGTCCCGGTCCCAGGACGCAGCCGACACCCACTACCAGAGGTCCCTGTCTGCCGACGCAGGAGAGCTGCTGTCCTCTGACCCCAATCCGCTCTACTCCACAGTGCGCCCCCTGTCTGTGGGGATGACCGAGggagaggaaaacgcgacagagACTGCAGCAGATACAGGACACGGCCAGGGAGAGAGGACTCCAGGACAG GATACGGACACCCTGTCCTCTGAGACGTCCGACTCTGTGGCGTCCAACTCGGAGCTGTCTGGTGGGAGCGCCTCTGGAGACGACCAGACCCCCAGCCCCATCTACAAGAACCAGAAGCAGCTGTCCCAGTCACAGCCCCCCAAACCAGGCCAGTCTGGGGAGAGACCTAGCCCCACTGAATCCCAGTCTCAGAGGAAGCCCCCAGCCTACTCACGCCAGTTCTCTGCCCCTCACCTCCAACAGAAATCAACCTCCACCCAGTCCAAGCCGTCCTCAGCCCACCCCCAGCTCCTGCACTCCAAGTCAGAGTCCCCTCTGACTCAGGTCCGTGCCTTCCAGCCCACCCGCCCCAAAGTACCCCCTAAGCCCCTGGATCTGAAGCGTCCCCATAGAGCACCACTGGCCCAGACTGAGATGCGTCGCTCCCTGGACTCAGGGCGCATCAGGCGGATCTTTGGTCAGCAGGGGAACCCTCCTCTGGCCAGGGCCTTCTCAGAGCGTCTGAGTGGAGCTCCAGACCACCTCGCCCGCTACCACGCAGCCAGCCAACCATCTCCGGGTCAGCAGCCCCCTCAGCAGACTCAGATCCGGCccgttcccctctcctccacctcagaGGACCAGGGAAAGATGGAGAACTTCTACTACGAGATCGCCGGGCCTGAGAACCCGCAGGG CCCCAGCTATGCCCGCCACAGCTACCAGAACATGAGGCTGGACCTGGAGGGTAACTTCCGCCCGGCCCCCCACCCAGAGGCCAACAAAAGGCCCATCTCCCGGGGGCATCACCAACACCAAACCCAGCCTCTCCACCACAACCAGGGTGGacccagaggggagagggggcccCAGCTCTGGTCCAAAGAAGCCACGCGGGCTTGGGCAGCTGCCCACTCCCAGTCCCACTCATTCTTCCACGGACACTCCCACTCCCAGGACGGCTccacccaccaccatcacccctctCACCCCCGGCCCCAGCGCCAGACCTCCTCCTCAATCCGGCTGGCCCGTAGTGAGAtgcaccc cccctcctcctccatggtTCCCCTGGCGCTCCACCAGCACCAACACAACCTCCACCGCTCCAACCGGTCAGCCTCCACagacctcacctcctcccagctacacCCCTATTTTGAAAACGGGAAGGTGTGCTATCGTAAGCCAGAGGAGGCTCCTCTGAGTCTGAGCCAGCCTCCCCAGGGCATCTCTCTCCAGGGTCAGCCATCCCAGCCCTCCCCTCCCCAGGCCCACAGACCAACCTCCAAGGACCTGTCTGAGCCCATCTACGTCAACTTCCCTTTCCCCAGCCCCTCTACTGGGGCCCAAAACACAAAGAACTGGACCAGCACAGACCTGGATGGAGACTCTACACAGAATTCTGAACCTCTTGCCACGCCAAACGACCCCCCTCccccagaggaccagagacaatCCTCCCCCCGCCTGGACCCTGACCAGGGAGGCTCCACCAGTGTTAGCCTTACCCCCTCCACTCCAGACAGCCCAGCCGCCCACAACGACTCGGCTGCAACGACCCCAGGGAGCATCCAGGAGAGCGACTTCCTCCCAGCTCCCACAGCGTCTACATCGACAGGGATCCACTACCGCAGCCGCTCAGACCCCCAGAGCTCCAGCTGCAGTACGGAGCCCATCCCGGGCCTGTCGGGGAAGGAGATCGCCTCCCTGCTGATAGAGAAGCTggctgaggaggagagggctgagggtcCCTCCACAGTCACCTCCACCAGCTCCTCCCCTGCCATGGAGCACCCTGCCAACCCCTACCCCAGCCAGCAGCACAACCAGCCCCCGCCTGCCTATAATGTCTACACACCGGGCCCCTCACTGATCAGGGCTCCTCAGAGGGCCGGGGCAGGGGTCTTCCAACGCCAAGACCCGCTTCGGAGGT TCGCCGGGGGCCAGTACAGGCAGGCCTTTGACGTCATGCCCTCAGGCGATCAGGTGCTCAAATACTACCGGACCCAAGACTTTACCCCTGGGCCCCTGGGAGAGCATCAGAGCTCTGGCGCTAACCCCTACCCCCCTCGGCAGCACTATCAAGAGCCCCCCTACCCCATCCAGAGCCCCCAGGACCCCTGCTCCTCCGGCTACCCCAGCCAGCTGCTCTTGGAGCCCTCAGACTCCCCGTCTGCAGCCTTCTCCAACCTGACGCTGGGAGCCCCCAGGCCCTACCCCGGCCAGCCAGGAGGCCCCCAGTACAGCCAATACCCATTCCATCCTGGCCCGATGCTGGGCCAATACCCCAACCCTCCCCCCCGCAGAGATGTGGTCCACGAGCCGGTGCTGCGGCCGCAGGGTCTGAGGAACCAGAGAGGGCTGGCACGGCAGGGCAGCTTACCTGGACCATCACCCAACTGGACCATCCATACTGAGGGTCAGACACGCAGCTACTGCTGA